In a single window of the Esox lucius isolate fEsoLuc1 chromosome 22, fEsoLuc1.pri, whole genome shotgun sequence genome:
- the ap1s2 gene encoding AP-1 complex subunit sigma-2 isoform X1 — protein MQFMLLFSRQGKLRLQKWYVPLSDKERKKISRDLVQTILARKPKMCSFLEWRDLKIVYKRYASLYFCCAVEDQDNELITLEIIHRYVELLDKYFGSVCELDIIFNFEKAYFILDEFLLGGEAQETSKKNVLKAIEQADLLQEDAKEAEAPRSVLEEIGLT, from the exons ATGCAGTTCATGCTGCTGTTTAGTCGGCAGGGTAAGCTGCGTCTCCAGAAATGGTATGTTCCTCTGTCAGacaaggagaggaagaagatcTCAAGGGACCTTGTCCAGACCATTCTGGCACGCAAGCCCAAGATGTGCTCCTTCCTAGAGTGGAGGGATCTCAAGATTGTCTACAAGAG ATATGCCAGCTTGTACTTCTGTTGTGCAGTGGAAGACCAAGACAATGAGCTCATCACACTGGAGATAATCCACAGATATGTGGAGCTGCTGGACAAGTACTTTGGCAGT GTGTGTGAGCTGGACATCATCTTTAACTTTGAGAAGGCCTATTTCATCCTGGATGAATTCCTACTGGGAGGAGAGGCTCAGGAGACGTCCAAGAAAAACGTTCTAAAGGCTATTGAGCAGGCTGACCTACTGCAGGAG GATGCCAAA GAAGCTGAGGCTCCGCGGAGTGTCCTGGAAGAGATTGGCCTGACATAA
- the ap1s2 gene encoding AP-1 complex subunit sigma-2 isoform X2 — protein MQFMLLFSRQGKLRLQKWYVPLSDKERKKISRDLVQTILARKPKMCSFLEWRDLKIVYKRYASLYFCCAVEDQDNELITLEIIHRYVELLDKYFGSVCELDIIFNFEKAYFILDEFLLGGEAQETSKKNVLKAIEQADLLQEEAEAPRSVLEEIGLT, from the exons ATGCAGTTCATGCTGCTGTTTAGTCGGCAGGGTAAGCTGCGTCTCCAGAAATGGTATGTTCCTCTGTCAGacaaggagaggaagaagatcTCAAGGGACCTTGTCCAGACCATTCTGGCACGCAAGCCCAAGATGTGCTCCTTCCTAGAGTGGAGGGATCTCAAGATTGTCTACAAGAG ATATGCCAGCTTGTACTTCTGTTGTGCAGTGGAAGACCAAGACAATGAGCTCATCACACTGGAGATAATCCACAGATATGTGGAGCTGCTGGACAAGTACTTTGGCAGT GTGTGTGAGCTGGACATCATCTTTAACTTTGAGAAGGCCTATTTCATCCTGGATGAATTCCTACTGGGAGGAGAGGCTCAGGAGACGTCCAAGAAAAACGTTCTAAAGGCTATTGAGCAGGCTGACCTACTGCAGGAG GAAGCTGAGGCTCCGCGGAGTGTCCTGGAAGAGATTGGCCTGACATAA